The following coding sequences are from one Pusillimonas sp. DMV24BSW_D window:
- a CDS encoding SWIB/MDM2 domain-containing protein, which translates to MATTTKTTRKPNAAFMKPLTPSPTLAAIIGPEAVPRTEVTKKIWEYIKKHDLQDPKNRRNINADDKLRPLFGKEQVSMFELTKLVSNHLK; encoded by the coding sequence ATGGCAACGACTACAAAAACGACCCGTAAACCCAATGCCGCGTTTATGAAGCCCCTTACTCCAAGCCCCACATTAGCGGCAATCATTGGTCCTGAAGCGGTTCCCCGCACGGAAGTCACCAAGAAAATCTGGGAGTACATTAAGAAGCACGACCTACAAGATCCAAAAAACCGTCGCAACATCAATGCCGACGACAAACTGCGCCCTTTATTTGGCAAAGAGCAAGTGTCTATGTTCGAATTAACCAAACTGGTTAGCAACCATTTGAAGTGA
- a CDS encoding DUF4870 family protein, whose amino-acid sequence MSDALQPEENNGVSLRTLTHIVYGLFALGLISAGFLGVASIAAIVLAYLKRSDAAGTLYASHFDWVIRTFWWGLLWLVLSAIATWIFIGWLTGLVAIVWVVYRIAKGWLALLSGVAPSPEL is encoded by the coding sequence ATGTCGGACGCGTTACAACCAGAAGAGAATAACGGGGTGTCGTTGCGTACGCTTACTCACATCGTTTATGGGCTTTTTGCCTTGGGTTTGATTAGTGCGGGTTTTCTGGGTGTTGCCTCGATAGCAGCAATTGTTCTTGCGTATCTGAAACGAAGTGACGCAGCGGGTACTTTATATGCCAGCCACTTCGATTGGGTCATACGTACTTTTTGGTGGGGTTTGTTGTGGCTCGTACTTAGCGCAATAGCAACGTGGATCTTTATTGGCTGGTTAACTGGGTTGGTTGCTATCGTTTGGGTGGTATACCGCATTGCCAAAGGTTGGTTGGCGTTGTTATCGGGTGTAGCGCCAAGCCCCGAACTTTAA
- the msrA gene encoding peptide-methionine (S)-S-oxide reductase MsrA has protein sequence MVNSTQIESVDVLTEETEEAVLGGGCFWCTESVLSTLRGVKGVTPGYAGGDLPNPTYEAVCEKNTGHIEVVRVVFNPAEISYETLLTVFFATHDPTTVNRQGNDVGPQYASVIFYYSDEQERIAKRVMQEVENELGQAVVTQLRPKATFWPAEEVHHNYYARNPMQGYCVFVISPKLSKLRSHFGNLLATK, from the coding sequence ATGGTGAACAGTACACAAATCGAATCAGTTGACGTCTTAACTGAAGAAACGGAAGAGGCGGTTCTGGGTGGAGGGTGTTTTTGGTGCACCGAATCGGTGCTTTCAACGCTGCGAGGCGTGAAAGGTGTTACGCCCGGCTATGCAGGAGGTGACCTTCCTAATCCGACATATGAGGCGGTATGCGAAAAAAATACAGGTCATATCGAGGTTGTTCGGGTTGTGTTCAATCCTGCTGAAATTAGCTATGAAACACTTTTGACGGTTTTTTTTGCCACCCACGACCCCACAACCGTGAATCGTCAGGGAAACGATGTGGGTCCGCAATACGCTTCGGTCATCTTTTATTACTCTGACGAACAGGAAAGGATAGCGAAGCGTGTTATGCAAGAAGTAGAAAATGAACTAGGGCAGGCCGTAGTCACCCAGTTGCGTCCCAAAGCCACATTCTGGCCGGCGGAGGAGGTGCATCATAATTACTATGCTCGTAATCCTATGCAAGGCTATTGCGTTTTTGTTATCTCACCCAAGTTATCGAAATTGCGTTCCCATTTCGGCAATCTGCTTGCAACTAAATGA
- a CDS encoding c-type cytochrome, with the protein MGLIPPSGASDVANEVSAGPGMVETFKCIACHRVDDKQGRKRLGPDFNVIAERYAGEGGDAVVEYLATRIRHGARGSWGAVPMPAQSHVSDDEAQALAQWILSLVAVEPLVEK; encoded by the coding sequence ATGGGTTTGATCCCCCCCAGTGGTGCCTCAGACGTAGCGAACGAGGTGTCGGCGGGCCCGGGCATGGTTGAAACGTTTAAATGCATTGCTTGTCATCGCGTAGACGACAAGCAGGGTCGCAAACGCCTGGGCCCCGATTTCAATGTTATTGCTGAGCGTTATGCTGGGGAAGGTGGGGACGCGGTTGTTGAGTATCTCGCGACACGTATTCGCCATGGTGCTCGGGGTAGTTGGGGAGCGGTGCCGATGCCCGCGCAATCACATGTAAGCGACGATGAAGCACAAGCTCTGGCGCAGTGGATTCTTTCTTTAGTGGCCGTGGAGCCGCTCGTTGAAAAGTGA
- the lgt gene encoding prolipoprotein diacylglyceryl transferase, producing the protein MLVHPQFDPIAVQLGPIAIHWYGLMYLIAFGLVWLAGRWRINHGKTDLSLKDLEDIIFYGVIGVIAGGRLGYVLFYKPAYYLSNPQEIFYLWEGGMSFHGGLVGVVVMLFLLARSKNKTLLELGDFIAPMIPLGLAAGRLGNFINGELWGRPSDLPWAMLFPQLQDNIARHPSQLYEMSLEGILLFLIVWWFARIPRPTGQVSAVFLMGYGIFRFLVEYTREPDAFLGPVLGALTMGQLLSLPMIAIGLIIYFRAANKSFPARKP; encoded by the coding sequence ATGCTTGTTCACCCGCAATTCGACCCCATCGCAGTTCAACTTGGCCCCATTGCCATCCATTGGTACGGCTTAATGTACCTGATTGCTTTCGGCCTGGTATGGCTTGCGGGTAGATGGAGAATCAACCATGGCAAAACTGATCTCAGCCTGAAAGACCTTGAAGACATCATTTTCTACGGCGTGATTGGCGTTATAGCAGGGGGACGCCTTGGTTACGTGCTGTTTTATAAGCCGGCTTATTACCTCTCGAATCCACAGGAAATTTTTTATCTATGGGAAGGCGGTATGTCATTCCATGGTGGGCTAGTGGGCGTCGTCGTCATGCTTTTTCTACTGGCTCGCAGCAAAAATAAAACACTGCTGGAACTGGGTGATTTTATAGCCCCCATGATTCCTTTAGGATTAGCTGCCGGCAGGTTGGGAAACTTCATTAATGGCGAACTTTGGGGACGCCCAAGCGATTTACCCTGGGCCATGCTTTTCCCACAACTGCAAGACAATATCGCACGCCACCCTTCCCAACTATACGAAATGAGCCTGGAAGGCATTCTGCTTTTCTTGATAGTTTGGTGGTTTGCCCGCATTCCCAGACCCACCGGACAAGTTAGCGCCGTGTTCCTGATGGGTTACGGGATTTTCCGCTTTCTTGTTGAATATACACGCGAACCCGATGCGTTTTTGGGTCCGGTGCTTGGTGCACTAACCATGGGACAACTTTTATCGTTGCCCATGATCGCAATCGGTTTGATTATTTATTTTCGCGCTGCAAATAAATCGTTCCCTGCACGGAAACCGTAA
- a CDS encoding SIMPL domain-containing protein (The SIMPL domain is named for its presence in mouse protein SIMPL (signalling molecule that associates with mouse pelle-like kinase). Bacterial member BP26, from Brucella, was shown to assemble into a channel-like structure, while YggE from E. coli has been associated with resistance to oxidative stress.), with protein MISSGKSICVRAKLAGCVFSVFVGLAGAPVAVMAASHGAGPMGHPESSSGHHGAQYGHHAKTMGGPRLPQASLQAAASSQVAQDTVTVTLSAQMNDVSQQVVNAQLSKALDTAVANAKKQDVVKVYSGNFRVWPFTDEDGKVTRWQGRAELILESKDFPAASELAASLGDQLSITNIAFSVSPESRAKAEEVLLEEAAAAFRKRADAFAVAFGFQSYSIKELNLGGAGVEYAPAPRMMAMAADKASVPLEGNTETVTVSVQGTIYLQRENK; from the coding sequence ATGATCTCGTCAGGTAAGAGCATTTGCGTCCGCGCGAAGTTGGCTGGATGCGTTTTCAGTGTTTTTGTTGGTTTGGCCGGGGCGCCTGTTGCAGTCATGGCGGCATCTCACGGTGCCGGCCCAATGGGGCATCCGGAATCATCAAGTGGACATCACGGTGCGCAATATGGGCACCATGCCAAAACGATGGGCGGTCCGCGTTTGCCTCAAGCCAGTTTGCAGGCAGCGGCATCCAGCCAGGTTGCTCAAGATACAGTCACGGTAACGCTGTCGGCACAAATGAACGACGTCAGTCAGCAAGTTGTCAATGCTCAATTAAGCAAGGCACTTGATACGGCCGTGGCGAACGCTAAAAAACAAGATGTCGTGAAGGTTTACTCAGGTAACTTCCGTGTCTGGCCTTTTACCGATGAAGACGGCAAAGTAACGCGTTGGCAGGGCCGGGCCGAGCTTATTCTTGAATCTAAAGATTTTCCTGCCGCCTCGGAGTTGGCGGCAAGTCTGGGCGATCAACTTTCCATCACGAATATTGCTTTTTCCGTCTCTCCGGAAAGTCGTGCCAAAGCCGAAGAGGTCTTGCTCGAAGAGGCGGCTGCGGCTTTCAGGAAGCGTGCTGACGCCTTTGCGGTGGCTTTTGGGTTCCAAAGCTATAGCATCAAGGAGTTGAACCTGGGTGGCGCCGGGGTTGAATATGCCCCCGCGCCGCGAATGATGGCTATGGCTGCTGATAAAGCGTCGGTTCCTCTAGAGGGCAATACAGAAACGGTTACGGTTTCCGTGCAGGGAACGATTTATTTGCAGCGCGAAAATAAATAA
- a CDS encoding cell division protein ZapA gives MERVDISILGREYSLACEPAEKQALLDAVKFVDQRMLAVKSSGKISSNERIAVMASIQIAAEMLSMRAPDGPLGSVAVGDFKRKLDEMHGQLNLVLPEAKPE, from the coding sequence ATGGAACGAGTCGATATATCAATCTTGGGGCGTGAATACTCGTTGGCTTGCGAGCCCGCGGAAAAACAAGCTTTGCTCGACGCGGTCAAATTTGTCGATCAGCGCATGTTGGCAGTAAAAAGCTCTGGTAAAATTTCGAGCAACGAGCGTATTGCCGTAATGGCTTCAATTCAAATTGCGGCTGAAATGCTGTCAATGCGTGCGCCCGATGGTCCATTGGGTAGCGTTGCAGTGGGTGACTTCAAGCGTAAACTTGATGAAATGCACGGCCAACTGAATTTGGTTTTGCCCGAGGCAAAGCCGGAATAA
- a CDS encoding NAD(P)-dependent oxidoreductase encodes MSTSIGERQYTSGSPVKLAFLGLGVMGYPMAGHLSRAGYAVTVYNRTTAKATAWCAEFRGDHAKTPREAAANADFVIACVGNDDDLRSVVLGDDGAFAGMGKNAIFIDHTTASADVARELYAAARNLGLDFVDAPVSGGQAGAVNGALTVMCGAQPETFDLAKPIIENYARAITLMGAPGSGQLCKMVNQICIAGLLQGLSEAVAFGKTAGLDMHKALTVIGQGAAQSWQLDHRGTTMIDNKFDFGFAVDWMRKDLGLVLDEAKNNGSSVPVTALVDQFYADVQRMGGGRWDTSSLITRLQK; translated from the coding sequence ATGTCCACCTCGATTGGCGAGCGCCAATATACATCCGGCTCACCTGTGAAACTGGCTTTTCTTGGGTTAGGCGTAATGGGCTACCCAATGGCCGGCCACCTCAGCCGCGCCGGCTACGCTGTGACGGTTTATAACCGGACTACGGCAAAAGCAACTGCGTGGTGCGCCGAATTCAGGGGTGATCATGCAAAAACGCCCAGGGAAGCCGCGGCTAACGCAGATTTTGTTATCGCCTGTGTTGGAAATGATGACGATTTGCGCAGTGTTGTACTGGGGGATGACGGTGCATTTGCAGGTATGGGAAAAAACGCCATTTTCATCGACCACACAACGGCGTCGGCAGACGTTGCAAGGGAACTTTACGCAGCCGCCCGAAATCTAGGCTTGGATTTTGTTGATGCACCCGTTTCCGGAGGCCAGGCGGGAGCCGTAAACGGTGCATTAACAGTTATGTGCGGCGCGCAACCCGAAACATTTGATCTGGCTAAGCCAATCATTGAGAACTACGCCCGGGCAATAACACTCATGGGCGCGCCCGGTTCAGGCCAATTATGCAAAATGGTGAACCAAATCTGCATTGCCGGCTTGTTGCAAGGCCTTTCCGAAGCCGTCGCATTTGGTAAAACGGCGGGGCTCGATATGCATAAAGCACTGACTGTCATCGGCCAAGGCGCCGCGCAAAGCTGGCAACTAGACCATCGCGGCACCACCATGATCGACAACAAGTTCGACTTCGGTTTTGCAGTAGACTGGATGCGCAAAGACCTCGGCCTGGTTCTGGACGAAGCGAAAAACAACGGAAGCAGTGTTCCGGTAACCGCTCTGGTCGACCAGTTCTACGCCGATGTCCAACGCATGGGTGGTGGTCGTTGGGATACGTCGAGTTTAATCACCCGTCTGCAGAAATAA
- a CDS encoding RNA pyrophosphohydrolase, producing MLDREGYRPNVGIILVNQKNEVFWGKRIREHSWQFPQGGIKYGESPVQAMYRELREEVGLLPEHVRILGRTRNWLRYNVPEDFIRRDSRGIYKGQKQIWFLLRLVGRDSDVSLRATRHPEFDAWRWSHYWVPLDAVIEFKREVYTQALNELATILFRRSQDTRYLRARGQGARTVQRKTVLVSGARATTPQ from the coding sequence ATGTTGGATCGCGAAGGCTACCGCCCTAATGTTGGCATTATCCTCGTTAATCAAAAAAACGAGGTGTTCTGGGGTAAACGCATTCGGGAACATTCATGGCAGTTTCCGCAAGGTGGTATCAAGTACGGCGAGAGTCCGGTGCAGGCGATGTACCGGGAGCTGCGCGAAGAGGTGGGTTTACTACCGGAACATGTCCGCATTTTGGGGCGAACGCGTAATTGGTTGCGATATAACGTACCGGAAGATTTCATCCGGCGTGATTCGCGGGGTATATACAAGGGGCAAAAGCAGATTTGGTTCCTTTTAAGGTTGGTAGGTCGGGATTCCGATGTTAGCTTGCGTGCCACTCGGCATCCCGAGTTCGATGCCTGGCGCTGGAGCCATTATTGGGTTCCGCTTGATGCCGTGATCGAATTCAAGCGCGAAGTGTATACCCAAGCCTTGAATGAGCTGGCAACTATTTTGTTCCGGCGCAGTCAGGATACTCGTTACTTGCGTGCGCGGGGCCAGGGAGCCAGAACTGTACAACGTAAAACAGTTCTGGTGTCTGGCGCTCGCGCAACCACGCCGCAATAA
- a CDS encoding proline--tRNA ligase yields the protein MRASQYHINTLKEAPAEAEVTSHQLMTRAGMIRKIAGGIYTYMPLGLRVLKKIENIVREEMDRAGAIELLMPIVQPAELWEESGRWTEYGPELLRIKDRHQRDFVLQPTSEEVITDIARNEIQSWRQLPVNFYHIQTKFRDERRPRFGLMRGREFTMKDAYSFDRNEEDAQASYDRMYDAYMNIFTRLGLNFRAVAADTGSIGGSRSHEFQVIADTGEDLIVYNPDSQYAANIELAEAPCLISQRGNADAAMQKIATPEMPKCAMVAEHLQRPLTDTVKSIVVTAEPANEDESAGIYLLMIRGDHELNEIKVGKLKGLEAGFRMATDDEIQTVFGCSPGYIGPVNPKAPVTIIADHTVANMSNFICGANENGFHLSGVNWVRDLPEPEVADIRNVVAGDPDPRGGTLSIQRGIEVGHIFFLGDKYSKALQATFLDTDGKPAVMQMGCYGIGVSRISAAAIEQNHDEKGIIWPRAIAPFEVVICPMGWHKSETVRQACEKLYQDLKKQGVDAILDDRDIRPGVMFADWELIGVPLRVTVGDRGLNDGLIECQIRAEGQTHKVAVENGTTYVLEQLQLLSRSK from the coding sequence ATGCGTGCATCCCAGTATCACATCAATACACTAAAAGAAGCCCCTGCCGAAGCGGAGGTCACCAGCCATCAACTCATGACCCGGGCGGGCATGATTCGCAAGATCGCCGGCGGCATTTACACGTATATGCCGCTGGGTCTCAGAGTGTTAAAAAAAATAGAAAACATTGTGCGCGAAGAGATGGATCGCGCCGGCGCGATAGAGTTGCTCATGCCGATTGTCCAGCCTGCGGAGCTGTGGGAAGAATCGGGGCGATGGACCGAATACGGCCCCGAACTTTTAAGAATAAAAGACCGCCATCAACGTGATTTTGTCTTACAGCCAACGTCTGAAGAGGTGATTACCGATATCGCCCGAAACGAAATCCAAAGCTGGCGTCAGCTTCCTGTGAATTTCTATCATATTCAGACAAAATTCCGAGACGAGCGCCGGCCGCGGTTTGGGCTGATGCGTGGGCGCGAGTTCACCATGAAAGACGCCTACTCTTTCGACCGAAATGAGGAAGACGCTCAGGCCAGCTACGACAGAATGTATGACGCTTACATGAATATATTCACACGCCTGGGCCTGAACTTTCGCGCTGTCGCGGCAGATACTGGATCAATTGGCGGGTCGCGCAGCCATGAATTTCAGGTCATCGCAGATACAGGCGAAGACTTGATCGTTTACAACCCCGACTCACAATACGCGGCCAACATTGAACTGGCGGAAGCGCCCTGCCTGATCAGCCAAAGAGGCAACGCGGATGCCGCCATGCAGAAGATAGCCACACCCGAGATGCCTAAATGTGCAATGGTGGCCGAACACCTTCAACGCCCGCTTACAGATACCGTCAAATCAATTGTCGTCACCGCCGAGCCGGCCAACGAGGATGAAAGCGCGGGAATTTATTTGCTGATGATTCGCGGTGACCATGAGCTTAATGAAATAAAAGTCGGCAAACTTAAAGGACTCGAAGCCGGGTTCCGCATGGCCACTGACGACGAAATACAAACCGTTTTTGGCTGTTCGCCGGGTTATATCGGCCCGGTGAATCCGAAAGCCCCCGTTACCATCATCGCCGACCACACGGTTGCCAACATGAGCAACTTCATCTGCGGCGCCAACGAAAATGGATTCCACTTGAGCGGTGTTAATTGGGTACGTGACCTGCCGGAACCCGAAGTTGCAGATATCCGTAATGTCGTCGCGGGCGACCCCGACCCGCGCGGCGGGACTCTCTCGATACAACGCGGGATTGAAGTGGGGCACATTTTCTTTCTGGGTGACAAATACTCCAAAGCACTACAAGCCACGTTCCTTGACACCGACGGCAAGCCGGCAGTGATGCAAATGGGTTGTTATGGCATTGGCGTCAGCCGCATTTCTGCTGCGGCGATCGAACAAAACCATGATGAAAAAGGCATCATTTGGCCACGTGCTATTGCTCCGTTCGAGGTCGTGATCTGCCCAATGGGCTGGCATAAAAGTGAAACGGTCCGCCAAGCCTGCGAAAAACTGTATCAAGACTTAAAGAAACAAGGCGTCGACGCCATTCTCGATGACCGCGACATTCGTCCCGGCGTGATGTTTGCCGACTGGGAACTGATTGGGGTGCCGTTGCGCGTCACAGTGGGCGACAGAGGATTAAACGACGGCCTCATTGAGTGTCAAATTCGGGCCGAAGGTCAGACCCACAAAGTAGCGGTCGAAAATGGCACGACTTACGTTCTGGAACAGTTACAATTGCTGTCCCGTTCCAAATGA
- the ybgC gene encoding tol-pal system-associated acyl-CoA thioesterase: MYSTLPIRVYYEDTDAGGVVFYANYLKFFERGRTEWLRQLGVNQTDLAAKENRIFVVKGLDIRYRKPARLDDLLSIRSKVTRVGKASIDFHQVAELNGEPLCESSIQICCVDAQSLRPAALPNPLKTLLNQLQD, from the coding sequence GTGTATTCTACGTTGCCAATTCGCGTGTATTACGAAGACACTGACGCCGGTGGAGTTGTTTTCTATGCAAACTACTTGAAATTTTTCGAGCGTGGAAGAACCGAGTGGTTGCGTCAGCTGGGCGTAAATCAAACCGATCTGGCAGCGAAAGAAAACCGGATTTTCGTCGTGAAAGGGCTGGATATCCGCTATAGGAAGCCCGCCCGCCTCGATGACCTTCTGTCTATTCGCAGTAAGGTGACACGTGTGGGCAAAGCCTCAATCGATTTTCATCAGGTCGCGGAGCTTAATGGTGAACCTTTATGCGAAAGTAGTATCCAAATTTGTTGCGTCGACGCACAGAGTTTGCGGCCGGCCGCTTTACCCAACCCTCTCAAAACCCTTTTGAATCAGCTTCAGGATTAA
- the tolQ gene encoding protein TolQ, protein MQPTSDLSLITLILDASIPVQLVMLILIGISVLSWTYIFSKRATLKRAHEQTRLFEDDFWAGGDLAALQKSVSSSPDDYGALARIFDAGMTEFIKARRVNGNAEALLDGPRRAMRASYQREMDSLESHLNFLASAGSVSPYIGLLGTVWGIMHAFLGLSAMQQATLAAVAPGIAEALIATAIGLFAAIPAVVAYNRYTNEIDRLSMRFDSFIDEFLNILQRQVR, encoded by the coding sequence ATGCAGCCTACCAGCGACTTGTCGTTGATAACCCTTATCCTTGATGCCAGTATCCCGGTTCAGCTCGTCATGCTGATCCTGATTGGCATTTCCGTTCTGTCCTGGACATATATTTTCAGTAAGCGTGCCACTTTGAAGCGAGCACACGAACAAACACGATTGTTCGAAGATGACTTCTGGGCGGGTGGTGATCTGGCAGCCTTGCAAAAATCGGTCTCATCGAGCCCCGACGATTACGGCGCTCTGGCACGAATTTTCGACGCAGGCATGACGGAATTCATTAAAGCCCGGCGAGTAAACGGAAATGCAGAAGCCTTACTGGACGGCCCCCGACGCGCGATGCGGGCGAGCTATCAGCGAGAAATGGATAGCCTCGAATCGCACTTGAACTTTCTGGCGTCAGCAGGTTCTGTGAGCCCATACATTGGCCTTTTAGGAACAGTGTGGGGCATTATGCACGCCTTCCTGGGGCTATCGGCCATGCAACAGGCCACTTTGGCTGCGGTAGCGCCGGGGATTGCCGAAGCGCTGATCGCCACTGCCATTGGTTTGTTTGCGGCCATCCCGGCCGTGGTCGCGTATAACCGATACACCAATGAAATCGATCGCCTTTCAATGCGTTTTGACAGCTTCATTGATGAATTTCTGAACATTCTGCAACGACAGGTTCGCTAA
- the tolR gene encoding protein TolR, which produces MASSRSHLSRPSRRLKNEINVVPYIDVMLVLLVIFMVTAPMITPGLIELPTVGRASDVPVEPVEVQIQEDGSLAIRSRSAGSEFEDIPKDGLVDAVRTRISNETPVVIAADGKVPYEQVMAVMDQLRSNGVTRLGLLVDQGASEVTDNAPLSQPSTPPAEQN; this is translated from the coding sequence ATGGCGTCTTCACGTAGTCACTTATCCCGACCAAGCCGGCGCCTCAAGAACGAAATCAACGTCGTACCCTACATCGACGTCATGCTGGTATTGCTGGTTATCTTCATGGTCACCGCACCCATGATTACGCCAGGACTGATTGAACTGCCCACGGTAGGACGCGCGTCTGACGTTCCGGTTGAGCCCGTCGAGGTGCAAATCCAGGAAGATGGTAGTTTGGCAATACGAAGCCGGTCGGCCGGCAGCGAATTCGAGGACATTCCCAAAGATGGATTAGTCGATGCGGTCAGGACACGTATTTCAAATGAAACACCGGTTGTTATCGCAGCCGATGGCAAAGTTCCATACGAGCAAGTCATGGCCGTAATGGATCAACTGCGCAGTAACGGGGTTACGCGCCTTGGTCTACTGGTCGATCAAGGCGCATCAGAAGTTACCGACAATGCTCCTTTAAGCCAACCATCCACGCCTCCGGCGGAACAGAACTAG
- the tolA gene encoding cell envelope integrity protein TolA, which yields MKRFGSVSHGKHPAALEQQDERKGFLYAVLAHLAVAGVLMLGVLTSAPKTPAPVQVELWMDGNTPETAPTTEQTPQSELEPEPEPEPEPALEPKPDPQPAPEPEPKPQPAPEPEPKPEPQPQPEPTPEPTVDADPDIALEKARKEREEAERQAKEEAERRAREEAERQAKAEAERKAREEAERQAKAEAERRAREEAERQAKEEAERKAREEAERKAKAEAERKAREEAERKAKAEAERKAREEAERKAKAEAERKAREEAKRREAIKQAMRGDALGAAGIQGGTADRNQRGGGGTDSGYAAQIRACVQPRVVYPIPPRSGPNPRVQFRATLSPEGRVRSVEISRSSGIPAFDRAVENGIRACDPFPKPPSGRYPAYIDGDYYMYDQ from the coding sequence ATGAAACGTTTTGGGTCGGTCTCACACGGAAAACACCCCGCCGCGCTTGAACAGCAAGACGAGCGCAAAGGTTTTCTTTATGCCGTTTTGGCGCACTTGGCGGTAGCCGGCGTTTTGATGCTAGGTGTTCTCACTTCTGCGCCCAAAACGCCCGCGCCCGTGCAAGTCGAGCTGTGGATGGATGGAAACACCCCAGAAACGGCGCCAACGACCGAACAGACACCTCAATCTGAGCTTGAACCTGAACCTGAACCGGAGCCCGAGCCTGCGCTTGAACCCAAGCCTGACCCACAGCCTGCGCCGGAACCCGAGCCTAAGCCGCAGCCTGCTCCCGAACCCGAGCCCAAACCGGAGCCGCAGCCTCAACCTGAACCAACGCCCGAACCGACAGTAGACGCCGACCCCGACATTGCTCTTGAGAAAGCACGTAAAGAACGTGAGGAAGCTGAGCGTCAAGCTAAAGAAGAAGCTGAACGCCGAGCCCGTGAGGAAGCCGAGCGTCAGGCCAAAGCAGAAGCTGAACGAAAAGCCCGCGAAGAAGCCGAGCGTCAAGCCAAAGCTGAAGCTGAGCGCCGAGCCCGTGAGGAAGCCGAGCGTCAGGCCAAAGAAGAGGCTGAACGTAAAGCCCGTGAAGAAGCTGAACGTAAAGCCAAGGCTGAAGCTGAACGAAAAGCTCGTGAAGAGGCGGAACGTAAAGCCAAGGCTGAAGCTGAACGAAAAGCTCGTGAAGAGGCTGAACGTAAAGCCAAAGCTGAGGCTGAGCGAAAAGCACGCGAAGAAGCGAAGCGTCGCGAAGCGATTAAACAGGCCATGCGAGGTGATGCTTTGGGTGCCGCCGGCATTCAGGGCGGCACTGCAGACCGCAACCAACGTGGTGGTGGCGGAACCGATAGTGGTTACGCCGCACAAATCCGTGCATGTGTTCAACCTAGGGTGGTCTACCCCATCCCGCCTCGTTCGGGCCCGAACCCGCGGGTTCAGTTCCGCGCGACGCTAAGCCCTGAAGGACGCGTGCGCAGCGTTGAAATTAGCCGTTCGTCCGGCATTCCGGCTTTCGATCGTGCAGTCGAAAACGGAATTCGGGCCTGCGACCCCTTCCCAAAACCCCCTTCCGGCAGATATCCTGCCTATATCGACGGGGATTACTATATGTATGATCAATAG